From a region of the Paenibacillus lutimineralis genome:
- the trmD gene encoding tRNA (guanosine(37)-N1)-methyltransferase TrmD codes for MRMDVLTLFPEMFEGVFQSSILGKARDKGLVALNAINFREYAGNKHGMVDDTPYGGGGGMVLKPDPIFHAVEDLLGREGTESTGRAPRIILMCPQGETFTQRKAEELAQEEHLIFICGHYEGYDERIREHLVTDELSIGDYVLTGGEIPAMTVIDSVTRLLPGVLGNETSAVTDSFSTGLLEYPHYTRPVEFRGWKVPDILLSGHHANIELWRRREALRRTWLRRPDLLERLELSKDDMAWLKKLENEAEQ; via the coding sequence ATGAGAATGGACGTTCTGACCTTGTTCCCGGAAATGTTCGAGGGTGTATTCCAGAGCAGTATTCTCGGCAAGGCCAGGGATAAAGGGCTTGTAGCATTAAATGCGATCAATTTCCGTGAGTACGCCGGCAACAAGCACGGTATGGTAGACGATACTCCATATGGTGGCGGCGGGGGGATGGTGCTGAAGCCCGATCCTATCTTTCACGCTGTGGAGGATTTGCTGGGTAGAGAAGGGACAGAGTCAACCGGAAGAGCACCACGCATCATTCTGATGTGTCCGCAAGGGGAGACATTCACTCAGCGCAAAGCGGAAGAGCTTGCTCAGGAGGAACATTTGATCTTCATTTGCGGCCATTACGAAGGCTATGACGAACGCATCCGCGAGCATTTAGTGACTGACGAATTATCGATCGGTGACTACGTGTTGACCGGGGGAGAAATCCCTGCGATGACGGTAATCGATAGTGTTACACGGTTATTGCCTGGAGTTCTCGGCAATGAGACGAGCGCAGTAACGGATTCCTTTAGTACCGGGCTGCTTGAGTACCCTCATTATACACGGCCTGTGGAATTCAGGGGCTGGAAGGTGCCTGACATTCTGCTCAGTGGTCATCATGCCAATATTGAACTGTGGCGCCGCAGAGAAGCGTTACGCCGTACCTGGTTACGTAGGCCGGATCTGCTTGAACGTCTGGAGCTATCCAAGGACGATATGGCTTGGCTCAAGAAGTTGGAGAATGAAGCTGAACAATAA
- a CDS encoding KH domain-containing protein, which produces MEQLVGVIAKALVDHPDDVRVEVVEKEHLIVYELSVHPDDVGKVIGKQGRIAKALRTVVASAAVKMDKRVTVDIIS; this is translated from the coding sequence ATGGAACAATTAGTCGGCGTTATTGCGAAGGCTCTTGTTGATCATCCGGACGATGTCCGTGTGGAGGTCGTTGAGAAGGAACACCTGATTGTATATGAATTATCCGTACATCCTGATGATGTGGGGAAAGTGATTGGCAAACAGGGGAGAATCGCCAAGGCGCTCCGCACGGTTGTGGCATCGGCAGCCGTTAAGATGGATAAACGGGTTACCGTAGATATCATCTCTTAA
- the rimM gene encoding ribosome maturation factor RimM (Essential for efficient processing of 16S rRNA), translating into MSDSLLMVGKIVNTHGIRGELKILPHTDFPEVRFAPKSKLKVVNPDSGVITDVTVASARPVKQMYVVRFDGYDNINLVEKYKGCELKVTKEESVELPDNEYYFYEIIGCQVVSDEGEELGVIEEILRPGANDVWVVKMPSSKQLLLPVIDDVVLDVDVKSKLVKVHLLEGLL; encoded by the coding sequence ATGTCGGATTCTTTGTTGATGGTAGGGAAGATTGTAAACACTCACGGAATTCGCGGGGAGTTGAAAATACTGCCGCACACCGATTTCCCTGAGGTTAGATTTGCTCCGAAGAGTAAGCTGAAGGTTGTGAACCCGGATAGTGGCGTGATAACTGATGTGACGGTAGCATCTGCGCGTCCGGTTAAACAGATGTATGTCGTTAGGTTCGATGGTTACGACAATATTAATCTGGTTGAGAAATACAAAGGCTGTGAGCTAAAGGTTACCAAGGAAGAGTCCGTCGAATTGCCGGATAATGAATATTATTTCTACGAAATTATCGGCTGCCAGGTCGTCAGTGATGAAGGCGAAGAGCTTGGGGTTATTGAGGAAATCCTCCGTCCAGGGGCTAATGATGTATGGGTTGTTAAAATGCCTTCCAGCAAGCAGTTGTTGCTTCCAGTGATCGATGATGTCGTGCTTGATGTCGACGTGAAATCGAAGCTGGTGAAAGTTCATCTGCTGGAAGGATTGTTGTAA
- the smc gene encoding chromosome segregation protein SMC: MFLKRIELAGFKSFADKTEMEFVRGITAVVGPNGSGKSNISDGIRWVLGEQSAKSLRGGKMEDIIFAGSDARKAVNYGEVSLTLDNGDHALPLDFSEVTVTRRVHRSGESEYLINKQSCRLKDITELFMDTGIGKEAYSIIGQGRIEEILSTRSEDRRGIFEEASGIVKYKNRKREAKRKLDDTEQNLLRIHDLVSELEDQIGPLKDQSEKALKYKQLRDSLKNIEISLYVHQIEQIHESWSVTNDRLGQLKEEELALSTVVSAHDAKLESDRLALRQVEDKIEVLQNQLLENSEKYEKSEGFGEVLKERAKNLTQNREQLEQSLAASEERYAQRESEMKQLAEKFAAAERQLTELRDELRSEEVKLIGVTGGISQEQEEGLKGQLLEIMNQMAGMRNEIRYNDQQKEAVQRRMQRSEEEGTKWSEQLEQLKGRKTQLENTLQQLGAEIADLRGKYITESERCQSLHRLVEESQNGIRKWEQKREGLVSRRDTMKEMEEDFDGFALGVKEVLKASRKSVLHGVHGAVAELIRVPEKLEIAVETALGAAMQHIVMENEAVSRQAIAFLKQRQLGRATFLPLDVIRPRQISASDKRLMEDAEGFVGIGAELVGYDLEYNNIVGSLLGNVVFASDLERANKMAARCQYRFRIVTLEGDVVNAGGSMTGGSQHRKNSNLLGRKRQLDQLATNIREADDMLDKLRKGLADVREQVVASEQSLEKLREAGDHKRTEEQSVASDMKQIEHEWRHVSEQFELYGQEKGHYLKEIEELEQAKVQAEAKLVELEKEEQHVQQSIQAAEYARKANESAKEELQDRLTGLKVREGKLDQECFSIREQLRRSEEDCSILKRELEQNRSILQSIVADLEKNTHQSSTQREELNDYKLKKERAGEQLELERASRVVLVKKLSDGENETKEQRLALKAVEEKLRQTEIQANRLDVELENILSKLSDDYELSYEMAKQRYPIPEDVPTAQAEAKELKRQITLLGEVNLGAIEEYNRVNERYQFLTEQKNDLVEAKATLYQVIQEMDEEMSKRFKMTFDAIRREFSIVFTKLFGGGRADLQLLDPSNLLETGIDIVAQPPGKKLQNLQLLSGGERALTAMALLFAILQVKPVPFCVLDEVEAALDEANVIRFAQYLREFSEQTQFIVVTHRKGTMEEADVLYGVTMEEGGVSKLVSVKLDDEDTVEIA, translated from the coding sequence ATGTTTTTGAAACGGATTGAATTAGCAGGTTTTAAATCATTTGCCGACAAGACGGAGATGGAATTCGTCCGCGGCATTACCGCTGTAGTAGGACCGAATGGCAGCGGGAAGAGTAATATCTCCGACGGGATTCGCTGGGTGCTCGGCGAGCAAAGCGCCAAATCCCTGCGTGGCGGTAAGATGGAGGATATCATCTTTGCCGGCAGTGATGCGCGTAAAGCGGTGAATTATGGCGAGGTTTCCCTGACATTGGACAATGGCGACCATGCCTTGCCGCTTGATTTTAGTGAGGTTACCGTAACGCGGAGGGTCCACCGCAGTGGAGAAAGTGAATATTTGATCAATAAGCAATCCTGCCGGTTGAAGGATATTACCGAACTGTTCATGGATACCGGGATCGGGAAGGAAGCCTATTCGATTATTGGACAAGGACGGATCGAGGAGATTCTGAGTACACGTTCTGAGGATCGCCGTGGTATCTTCGAGGAGGCCTCCGGGATTGTTAAGTATAAGAACCGCAAGCGCGAAGCGAAGCGGAAATTGGATGATACCGAGCAGAACCTGCTGAGAATTCACGATCTGGTCAGTGAACTTGAGGATCAAATCGGACCGCTGAAGGATCAATCCGAGAAGGCATTAAAATATAAACAATTACGCGATTCGCTTAAAAATATAGAAATCTCATTATATGTACATCAAATCGAGCAGATTCATGAATCATGGAGTGTCACAAATGATAGATTGGGTCAGCTAAAAGAGGAAGAGCTTGCCCTGTCTACAGTCGTATCGGCTCATGATGCGAAGCTCGAGAGCGATCGACTGGCGCTGCGCCAGGTTGAGGACAAGATTGAGGTTTTGCAGAATCAGTTGCTTGAAAATAGTGAAAAATACGAGAAGAGTGAAGGGTTTGGCGAAGTTCTGAAAGAACGAGCCAAGAACTTGACACAGAATCGAGAGCAGCTCGAGCAATCCCTGGCTGCTAGCGAGGAGCGCTACGCGCAGCGCGAGTCGGAAATGAAGCAATTGGCTGAGAAATTTGCCGCAGCAGAGCGGCAGTTGACCGAGCTTCGTGATGAACTGCGGTCTGAGGAAGTGAAGCTGATCGGGGTCACCGGCGGGATAAGCCAAGAGCAGGAAGAAGGCCTGAAAGGCCAATTGCTCGAGATCATGAACCAGATGGCCGGGATGCGTAATGAGATTCGCTATAATGATCAGCAGAAGGAAGCTGTGCAGCGTAGAATGCAGCGCTCGGAAGAAGAAGGAACCAAGTGGAGCGAGCAACTGGAGCAGCTTAAGGGCAGGAAGACTCAATTGGAGAATACGCTTCAGCAATTAGGGGCGGAAATCGCTGATTTACGCGGCAAGTACATTACTGAAAGTGAACGATGCCAGTCCCTGCACCGGCTAGTAGAGGAGAGCCAGAACGGAATCCGCAAATGGGAGCAGAAGCGTGAGGGACTCGTCTCACGCCGCGATACGATGAAGGAGATGGAGGAGGACTTTGACGGCTTCGCCCTCGGAGTTAAGGAAGTACTCAAAGCCTCACGCAAATCTGTGCTTCATGGGGTACATGGTGCGGTGGCCGAATTAATCCGCGTGCCAGAGAAGCTGGAAATTGCCGTGGAGACGGCGCTTGGAGCAGCAATGCAACATATCGTCATGGAAAATGAAGCTGTATCGCGTCAGGCCATTGCATTCTTGAAGCAGCGCCAACTGGGTAGAGCGACATTCCTACCGCTCGATGTTATACGTCCAAGACAGATTTCAGCTTCGGATAAGCGACTAATGGAGGACGCTGAAGGGTTTGTAGGCATCGGAGCTGAATTGGTAGGTTACGATTTGGAGTATAACAATATTGTTGGCAGCTTGCTCGGCAATGTAGTGTTCGCCAGTGATCTGGAGCGGGCCAATAAGATGGCGGCACGCTGCCAATATCGCTTCCGGATCGTTACCTTGGAAGGCGATGTCGTAAATGCAGGCGGTTCGATGACCGGCGGCAGCCAGCACCGTAAGAACAGCAACCTGCTGGGACGCAAGCGCCAACTCGATCAGCTTGCTACCAACATTCGTGAAGCGGATGACATGCTGGACAAGCTGCGCAAAGGGCTAGCCGATGTGCGTGAACAGGTGGTTGCGTCAGAGCAATCGCTCGAAAAGCTGCGTGAGGCTGGAGACCATAAGCGGACTGAGGAGCAATCCGTTGCCAGCGATATGAAGCAAATTGAGCATGAATGGAGACATGTATCCGAGCAATTCGAGCTGTATGGCCAGGAGAAAGGCCATTATCTGAAAGAGATCGAAGAACTGGAGCAGGCAAAAGTTCAGGCGGAAGCGAAGCTGGTCGAACTGGAGAAGGAAGAGCAGCATGTTCAACAATCGATTCAAGCGGCCGAGTATGCCCGCAAAGCAAATGAATCAGCGAAGGAAGAACTGCAGGACCGCTTGACGGGACTGAAGGTTCGTGAAGGTAAGCTGGATCAGGAATGTTTCTCTATAAGAGAGCAATTGCGCCGTTCCGAGGAAGATTGCAGCATTCTCAAGCGCGAGTTGGAGCAGAACCGCAGTATTTTGCAATCGATTGTGGCAGACTTAGAGAAGAATACTCACCAGAGTTCTACGCAGCGTGAAGAGCTGAATGATTATAAATTAAAGAAGGAACGCGCCGGAGAACAGCTTGAGCTGGAGAGAGCGTCACGGGTTGTACTCGTCAAGAAGCTGTCCGATGGCGAGAATGAGACAAAAGAACAGCGCCTGGCATTGAAGGCGGTTGAAGAGAAGCTACGTCAAACGGAAATTCAGGCCAATCGGCTCGATGTTGAGCTGGAAAATATTCTGAGCAAGCTAAGTGATGATTATGAGCTGAGTTACGAGATGGCGAAGCAACGTTATCCGATTCCGGAGGATGTTCCAACGGCGCAGGCCGAGGCGAAGGAATTGAAGCGGCAGATCACCTTGCTTGGAGAGGTTAACCTCGGGGCGATTGAAGAATATAATCGCGTCAATGAGCGTTACCAGTTCCTCACCGAGCAGAAGAATGACCTGGTTGAAGCGAAGGCGACCTTGTATCAGGTTATCCAGGAGATGGATGAAGAGATGTCGAAGCGCTTCAAGATGACCTTTGATGCGATCAGACGCGAGTTCAGCATCGTGTTCACGAAGCTGTTCGGCGGTGGCCGTGCGGATTTGCAGCTACTGGACCCGAGCAATCTGCTTGAGACTGGCATCGATATTGTTGCTCAGCCTCCAGGCAAGAAGCTGCAGAACTTGCAGCTCCTGTCCGGGGGAGAGAGGGCGCTTACGGCGATGGCGCTGTTGTTTGCTATTTTACAGGTTAAGCCAGTTCCATTCTGTGTGCTCGATGAGGTCGAGGCTGCGCTGGATGAAGCTAACGTCATTCGTTTCGCTCAATATTTGCGTGAATTTTCCGAGCAGACCCAGTTTATCGTTGTGACGCACCGCAAGGGGACGATGGAAGAAGCAGACGTGCTCTACGGCGTGACGATGGAGGAAGGCGGCGTATCCAAGCTCGTCTCCGTGAAGCTGGATGATGAGGATACCGTAGAAATCGCCTGA
- the ftsY gene encoding signal recognition particle-docking protein FtsY → MSFFKKLKESISSKTESVTKQFKDGLEKTRKGFVEKVAELVTRRKKIDEEFFEELEEILIGADVGVNTVMELIDDLRDEVKKRKIEDAVDLQPIMSEKLIGLLRGDEDNEIKLNPDGITVILFVGVNGVGKTTTIGKLAHYYKQQGKRVLMAAGDTFRAGAIEQLEVWGERVGVEVIKQSAGSDPAAVMFDAVQAAKQRGVDILLCDTAGRLQNKSNLMEELNKIFRVIQREIPGAPHEVLMVLDATTGQNALAQAKLFGEKSGVTGLVLTKLDGTAKGGIVIAIRQELSLPVKLVGLGEKMEDLQKFDSEQFVHGLFAGLIQEEEETANIEQ, encoded by the coding sequence ATGAGTTTCTTTAAAAAACTAAAAGAGAGCATCTCTTCAAAAACCGAATCTGTAACGAAGCAGTTCAAGGATGGTCTGGAAAAGACGCGGAAAGGCTTCGTGGAGAAGGTTGCCGAATTGGTGACCCGCCGCAAGAAGATCGATGAAGAATTCTTCGAGGAATTGGAAGAAATATTGATCGGCGCCGATGTAGGCGTGAATACAGTAATGGAATTGATCGATGATTTGCGTGATGAAGTGAAAAAGCGGAAGATTGAAGATGCAGTAGACCTGCAGCCGATTATGTCGGAGAAGCTGATTGGGTTGCTGCGCGGGGATGAGGATAATGAGATAAAGCTCAATCCAGACGGAATTACTGTTATCCTGTTCGTCGGTGTCAACGGAGTGGGTAAGACAACAACGATTGGTAAGCTGGCGCATTATTATAAGCAGCAAGGTAAAAGAGTGCTGATGGCTGCAGGCGATACGTTCCGCGCTGGAGCGATCGAGCAGCTGGAAGTATGGGGAGAACGCGTCGGCGTTGAAGTCATCAAGCAGAGTGCCGGTTCAGACCCGGCAGCTGTCATGTTCGATGCGGTTCAAGCCGCCAAGCAGCGCGGTGTAGATATCCTGCTCTGCGATACGGCGGGTCGTCTGCAGAACAAATCGAATCTGATGGAGGAATTGAACAAAATATTCCGCGTCATCCAGCGTGAAATTCCCGGAGCTCCGCATGAGGTGTTGATGGTGCTTGATGCAACGACTGGTCAAAATGCGCTTGCTCAAGCCAAGCTGTTTGGTGAGAAGAGTGGGGTTACAGGCCTTGTGCTGACCAAGCTCGATGGCACTGCCAAAGGCGGCATCGTCATCGCTATTCGTCAGGAATTGAGTCTGCCGGTGAAGTTGGTCGGACTGGGCGAGAAGATGGAAGATTTGCAGAAATTTGATTCCGAGCAGTTCGTACACGGATTGTTCGCTGGATTGATTCAAGAGGAAGAAGAGACGGCGAATATCGAGCAGTAA
- the trhA gene encoding PAQR family membrane homeostasis protein TrhA, translating to MANTHTYPRREEVANAITHGIGAMLSLAGLVLLIVFSSLKGTAWHIVSFTIYGVSMLLLYVCSTLVHSFKEGKVKDLFEFFDHSSIYLFIAGTYTPLLLIAVRGPLGWSLFGIVWGIALLGVLFKAFFVKRFLFMSTIFYLIMGWLIIIAWGPLTAAIPQPGIVLIVTGGILYTLGTIFYVWRIFPYHHAIWHLFVLAGSVTHFFAILLYLLPHH from the coding sequence ATGGCGAATACTCATACCTACCCACGCCGTGAAGAAGTTGCCAATGCGATTACCCATGGCATTGGTGCGATGCTCAGCCTGGCCGGGCTTGTGCTGCTCATCGTCTTCTCCAGCTTAAAAGGTACTGCCTGGCATATCGTCAGTTTTACTATTTATGGGGTCAGCATGCTGCTGCTCTATGTTTGTTCCACTTTGGTGCACAGCTTTAAGGAGGGCAAGGTCAAGGATCTGTTCGAATTCTTTGATCATTCCTCGATATACCTGTTCATTGCCGGTACCTATACTCCATTGTTATTGATAGCTGTTCGCGGTCCGCTGGGCTGGAGTCTGTTCGGGATCGTATGGGGGATTGCTTTGCTGGGCGTTTTATTCAAGGCCTTCTTCGTGAAGCGATTCCTGTTTATGTCGACGATCTTCTATTTGATTATGGGCTGGCTGATTATTATCGCCTGGGGACCGCTAACAGCGGCAATTCCGCAGCCGGGAATCGTACTGATTGTAACCGGCGGCATTCTATATACACTGGGAACGATCTTTTACGTATGGCGTATATTTCCGTATCATCATGCGATTTGGCACCTATTCGTACTGGCAGGTAGCGTAACGCATTTCTTTGCGATTTTACTCTATCTTTTACCGCATCATTAA
- a CDS encoding putative DNA-binding protein → MSQENKLEKTNRINLLFDFYETLLTEKQQTFLKYYFLDDFSLGEIASESGISRQAVYEHIKRAEEVLEAYEEKLGLLRKDEERARMVAELKRLMEQSKMSPLHKETVMDLLQQVERL, encoded by the coding sequence ATGAGTCAAGAGAATAAGCTTGAGAAGACGAACCGGATCAACCTGTTATTCGATTTCTACGAAACGCTGCTCACCGAAAAGCAGCAGACGTTTCTTAAATATTATTTTTTGGATGACTTCTCTCTTGGGGAGATCGCAAGCGAATCTGGTATTAGTCGGCAGGCAGTGTATGAGCATATCAAGCGTGCCGAAGAAGTACTCGAAGCTTACGAAGAGAAGCTTGGGCTATTGCGCAAGGATGAAGAACGCGCCAGGATGGTAGCCGAATTGAAACGATTGATGGAACAAAGCAAGATGTCTCCGTTACATAAAGAGACGGTCATGGATTTGCTTCAGCAAGTGGAGCGATTGTAA
- a CDS encoding polysaccharide deacetylase family protein gives MARFVKVGSLILAVLIIVYSFAVTHPTNALSHKACTSWEMVKDKSFMLTHYGFKGSKSNELPVGFTVKPGTAKEVPVLMYHYITPKANNREPGNKSVINLEAFEENMEYLHDEGYYTATLEELEQYVLGEISLPEKSIVLTFDDGYQNNYIYAYPTLKKYGFHATIFMIGSKIEEQTVAFDPNKKSFLSRAEIDASQDVFEYHSHTYDLHRKGFPKCGESKSLALDTTLLQKDIQTIKATGIDTPYFAYPFGEKSRQMIYDLKKNGYRMAFTVRQGFVKPGDPLIKLNRLTVTSRTNLPELLQHKVTPQDALNLNSSY, from the coding sequence ATGGCACGATTCGTAAAAGTAGGCTCACTCATTTTAGCAGTACTCATCATCGTTTATTCTTTTGCAGTTACTCACCCAACCAATGCATTATCCCACAAGGCCTGTACCTCTTGGGAAATGGTTAAGGACAAGTCATTCATGCTCACCCACTACGGATTCAAGGGATCCAAGTCGAATGAACTTCCTGTTGGCTTCACAGTGAAACCCGGTACAGCCAAAGAAGTCCCCGTCCTGATGTATCATTATATTACCCCGAAGGCTAACAATCGGGAACCAGGAAACAAATCGGTCATCAATCTTGAAGCCTTTGAAGAAAATATGGAGTACCTCCATGATGAAGGGTACTATACCGCAACATTGGAAGAGCTTGAACAGTACGTTCTTGGCGAAATATCACTGCCTGAAAAATCAATCGTCCTCACATTCGATGATGGTTATCAGAACAACTATATTTACGCCTATCCGACTCTGAAGAAGTATGGTTTCCATGCCACCATCTTTATGATCGGCAGCAAGATTGAAGAGCAGACCGTAGCGTTTGATCCGAACAAAAAGAGTTTCCTGTCCCGCGCAGAAATAGACGCGTCCCAGGATGTATTCGAGTATCATAGCCATACATATGATCTGCACCGTAAAGGATTCCCTAAATGTGGGGAAAGCAAATCACTAGCACTTGATACTACACTTCTGCAAAAAGATATTCAAACAATCAAAGCTACCGGGATCGACACCCCTTATTTCGCCTATCCCTTCGGTGAGAAATCGCGGCAAATGATTTATGATTTGAAGAAGAATGGTTATCGTATGGCATTTACAGTTCGCCAAGGCTTCGTAAAGCCAGGCGATCCTCTGATCAAATTAAACCGGTTGACCGTTACCTCGAGGACCAACTTGCCAGAGCTGCTGCAGCATAAGGTCACACCTCAGGATGCGTTAAACTTGAACTCTTCTTATTAA
- the ffh gene encoding signal recognition particle protein — protein sequence MAFEGLTSRLQSVFSKLRGKGKVSEDDVNEAMREVRLALLEADVNFKVVKEFIAKVKEKAVGSEVMESFTPGMVIIDIVNKELTELMGGTQSKLAKSNRPPTVIMMAGLQGAGKTTTSAKLAKLLLKGNHRPLLVAGDIYRPAAIKQLQVLGEQITVPVFTLPAGNSPVEIARQALQHAKDNGNDYLLIDTAGRLHIDEELMEELRQIHEVTKPDEVLLVVDAMTGQDAVNVAESFNKQLELTGVVLTKLDGDTRGGAALSVKAVTGCPIKFAALGEKIDALEPFHPERMASRILGMGDMLSLIEKAQSNIDTEKAKEMERKMRNAEFTFDDFLEQMDQVKKLGPIDQILDMIPGMGKMKQMKDIKVDEKQMGRVEAIVHSMTTEEKQNPDLINHSRRKRIATGSGTSLADVNRLIKQFDEMRRVMKQFSDMMGPKGKGNKMMKQLSKAGKGMKFPFR from the coding sequence ATGGCATTTGAAGGATTGACAAGCCGATTGCAGAGTGTATTCAGTAAGCTTCGCGGCAAAGGCAAGGTTTCGGAAGATGATGTAAATGAAGCGATGCGCGAAGTTCGACTCGCTTTGCTGGAAGCGGACGTTAACTTTAAAGTCGTTAAGGAATTCATCGCCAAGGTGAAAGAAAAGGCCGTTGGTAGTGAGGTGATGGAGAGCTTCACTCCAGGGATGGTCATCATCGATATCGTTAACAAGGAATTGACGGAATTGATGGGGGGTACCCAATCGAAGCTGGCCAAGAGCAATCGTCCGCCAACCGTTATCATGATGGCAGGTTTGCAAGGGGCAGGTAAGACGACAACCTCGGCTAAGTTGGCCAAGCTGTTGCTTAAGGGTAATCACCGTCCGCTGCTTGTTGCGGGAGATATTTACCGCCCGGCTGCGATCAAGCAGTTACAAGTACTCGGCGAACAGATCACGGTGCCGGTATTTACGTTGCCAGCTGGCAACAGCCCGGTGGAGATTGCTCGTCAGGCGCTGCAGCATGCGAAGGATAACGGCAACGATTATCTGTTGATCGATACCGCAGGTCGGCTGCATATTGATGAGGAACTGATGGAGGAGCTCCGTCAGATCCATGAGGTAACGAAGCCGGATGAAGTGCTGCTCGTTGTTGATGCAATGACCGGGCAGGACGCAGTCAACGTAGCGGAGAGCTTCAATAAGCAGTTAGAGCTGACAGGTGTAGTACTGACGAAGCTGGATGGCGACACACGCGGTGGTGCAGCGTTGTCTGTCAAGGCGGTTACCGGCTGTCCGATCAAATTTGCGGCGCTGGGGGAGAAGATCGATGCGCTTGAGCCGTTCCATCCGGAACGGATGGCGTCGAGAATTCTCGGGATGGGTGACATGCTCTCCCTGATCGAGAAGGCCCAATCCAATATCGATACAGAGAAAGCGAAGGAAATGGAACGGAAAATGCGCAATGCGGAATTTACGTTCGATGACTTCCTTGAACAGATGGATCAAGTGAAGAAGCTCGGTCCAATCGATCAGATCCTGGATATGATTCCGGGGATGGGCAAGATGAAGCAAATGAAGGACATCAAGGTTGACGAGAAGCAGATGGGCCGGGTTGAGGCAATCGTGCACTCGATGACCACTGAAGAGAAGCAGAATCCTGATCTCATCAATCACAGCAGACGTAAGCGGATCGCTACGGGTAGCGGTACGAGCCTGGCTGATGTGAATCGATTGATCAAGCAGTTCGATGAGATGCGTAGAGTGATGAAGCAGTTCTCGGATATGATGGGCCCTAAAGGCAAAGGCAATAAAATGATGAAACAGCTCAGCAAAGCGGGCAAAGGAATGAAATTTCCGTTCCGGTGA
- a CDS encoding tRNA(His) guanylyltransferase Thg1 family protein, with protein sequence MKKDDFGNRMKGYENIFRQTLPQRLPVIIRIDGSHFHSFTRGMKKPFDEKLIQAFWETCKYLAENIMGCKLVYHQSDEISILLTNYDKLTTQSWFENNLQKMVSVSASMATAKFNELIQKGNPNKELATFDSRAWVLPQDEVTNYFLWRQQDATKNSIAMVAQANFPHKELQGLDGKKLQDKLFLEKGINWNDLPVWQKRGACITKQNYKKGEVIRNKWDVDLNTPIFSQNREYINQYVYLSKDE encoded by the coding sequence ATGAAAAAGGACGACTTTGGTAACCGAATGAAGGGTTACGAAAACATTTTTAGACAAACACTTCCTCAGAGACTTCCAGTGATTATAAGAATCGATGGTTCACATTTCCATAGCTTTACTCGCGGAATGAAAAAGCCGTTTGATGAAAAATTAATTCAGGCTTTTTGGGAGACGTGCAAATATCTGGCGGAGAATATAATGGGCTGCAAGCTGGTCTACCATCAGAGTGATGAGATCTCTATCCTGCTGACCAACTATGATAAGTTAACAACACAGTCTTGGTTTGAAAATAATCTACAGAAAATGGTTTCAGTTTCTGCTTCAATGGCTACTGCAAAGTTCAATGAGTTAATCCAAAAAGGTAATCCAAATAAAGAGCTTGCTACATTTGATAGCAGAGCCTGGGTACTTCCGCAGGATGAAGTAACTAACTACTTTCTATGGAGACAGCAGGATGCAACTAAAAACAGTATTGCAATGGTTGCTCAGGCAAACTTCCCTCATAAAGAGTTACAGGGACTTGATGGGAAAAAGCTTCAGGACAAGTTGTTTCTTGAGAAAGGTATAAATTGGAACGACTTACCCGTTTGGCAAAAACGTGGAGCCTGTATTACAAAACAGAACTATAAAAAAGGGGAAGTAATTCGAAATAAGTGGGACGTAGACTTAAATACACCTATCTTCAGTCAGAATAGAGAGTACATAAACCAATACGTATACTTATCAAAGGATGAATGA
- the rpsP gene encoding 30S ribosomal protein S16, which produces MAVRIRLKRMGAHKAPFYRIVVSDSRSPRDGRFIEEIGYYNPVAQPAVVNIDEEKALQWLQNGAQASDTVRNLLSNAGVMKKFHESKLQK; this is translated from the coding sequence GTGGCAGTTCGTATTCGTTTGAAACGCATGGGTGCTCATAAAGCTCCTTTCTACCGCATCGTGGTATCGGATTCCCGTTCCCCACGTGATGGTCGCTTTATCGAAGAGATCGGTTATTACAACCCGGTTGCACAACCGGCAGTAGTAAACATCGACGAAGAAAAAGCGTTGCAATGGTTGCAAAATGGTGCTCAAGCATCTGATACAGTTCGCAATTTGCTTAGCAATGCAGGCGTAATGAAGAAATTCCATGAGTCTAAGTTGCAAAAATAG